AGGGATTTTGCAAGTTTAATACATTCATTAATTGAAGGTGTAGTAGGCATAAATATTTCTGTAGTAAATTTAGAAAGCTCTTTTTTAGTTTTATTACCGATAGCTATGGTCACTATGTTTTCAAAAGTTAGTATTTTTGAAAAACATTTAACTGTAGAAGGAGAAGTAAAAATAACTATCGATGGCTTTTTAAACTGTTCATCAGGCGTATTACAGACCGTTTCATAAATAATTACTTCTTTTAAAGTGTTGTTTATAAATTCTTTTTGAATTTTTGATACTAATTTTTTGGCTCTGAAAAAAAGAAAAGTTTTGTTTTTATATATTTGATTAATCTCTTTTGCAAATTCATCTCCGTAAGCTGACTTCGCAATATATTCAACCTTGCCACCTAATTTTTCTATTTCGTTTGCAGTTGCTTTACCTATAGCTAATGAAGGATAGTTTTTCCATTCGTCTGTAAGATTGTTAACAGCCCGTACGCCGTTTTTTGAAGTAAAAATAAGATAGTCGATATTTTCAAAAGAGAAAGAGGGAGAAAGAAAATTAATTTTGATTACCGGGTAATTCTCAACTCCGTCAATTTTCTGATCAGTTAAAAGATATATAGGTAATTCACTTTTCACTTTTAACTTTTCACTTAAATTATTCCCACTCGATTGTTGCAGGCGGTTTACTTGAAATATCATAAACAACTCTGTTGATTCCGTCAACTTCGTTGATAATTCTTGTGCTTACCCTCTCAAGAAACTCATGAGGCAAATGACTGAATGTCGCCGTCATACCGTCTGTCGAGCTTACGCATCTGATTGCTACGGTATTGTCATATGTTCTGTTATCACCCATAACACCAACACTTCTTACGTTAAGAAGTACCGCAAAAGCCTGCCATACATCATTGTATAGTCCCCATGCTTTTAGTTCCTGAATTAAAATAGCGTCGGCTTCTCTTAATATGTTTAGATCTTCTTCATTAACCTCACCCATAATTCTAATAGCAAGTCCAGGTCCAGGGAACGGATGTCTGTATACAAGCTCACTTGGAAGACCAAGTTCGATTCCAAGTTTTCTAACTTCATCTTTGAAAAGTTCTCTTAAAGGTTCAATAAGTTCGAACTGCATCCAATCAGGAAGTCCGCCAACATTATGATGCGATTTAATTGTTTTAGAAGGGCCTTTTACGCTTACGCTTTCAATTACGTCAGGATACAGTGTTCCCTGTGCCAAGAATTTAGCGTCTTTGTGTTTTTTTGCTTCTTCGTCAAACACTTCGATAAACGTATGCCCGATAATTTTTCTTTTCTCTTCAGGATCCACAACGCCTTTTAGTTTACTTAAGAATTTTTCTCTTGCATCAACTGTAATTAAAGGTACGTGAAGTACGTTTTTAAATGCATGCTCCACCTGCTCTCTTTCATTTTTTCTAAGAAGTCCGGTATCCACAAAAATAGGTACAAGTTTATCACCTATAGCTTCATGTAAAAGCGCTGCTGTAACAGAGCTGTCAACTCCTCCGCTTAATGCACATATTACTTTATTGTCACCAACTTGTTCTCTGATTTTTTTAATCTGTTCTTTTGCGAAGTGCGCCATATCCCATTTGCTTGTTACACCACATACGTTTCTTGCGAAGTTTCTTAAAATTTTCTGACCTTCAACGCTGTGAGTAACTTCAGGATGGAACTGAATTGCGTAAATCTCTTTTTCTTCATTTACGATTGCAGCATAAGGTGCGTTTGAAGTATGAGCAATTCTTTTAAATCCGGGAGCCAATTTCTCAACTCTGTCACCGTGACTCATCCAAACGATTGTAGGATTACTTACATCATCAAACAGTTTATGCGGTTCATCAATAAAAAGCTCGGCTTTCCCGTATTCATGATGGTCAGCCCTTACAACTTCTCCTCCGAAGTCAACAGTAATTAACTGCATTCCGTAACATATACCAAGGATAGGAAGCCCTAATTCATATATTTCTTTATCAACTCTGTATGCGTCTTTTTCATAAACACTCGCAGGTCCTCCACTGAAAATAATACCTTTAGGTTTTTTTTCTTTTGCAGCTTTTAGACCGTCAAAGTAAGGTACTATTTCACTGTATATACCCTCTTCTCTTAGTCTTCTTGCTATCAATTGTGTATATTGACTACCAAAATCAAGTATTAGTATTTCAACTTGCATTTTACTCCTTTAAATTTTTGCTTATTATTTAATTTCTCAAAATCAAATAATAAACAAAAAAAGGGATTAATAAATCCCTAAAAGTTCGAATTGTACATACCAGATTGCAATACTTAGAAAGTATCCAAGTACAACAGTCCATGCATATTTCATATGGCTTCCGAATGTATAAACACCTCTCATTCTACCCATAACACCAACACCTGCGGCACTACCGAAACTAATCATACTACCACCGATACCAGCTGTAAGCGTTACAAGCATCCATTCATCAGCTCCCATAGGAGGATTGGCTTTTAGAATCGCAGCCATTACAGGCACGTTATCTACAATCGCACTGATAAACCCTACACCGATATTTCCATATGTAGGCCCTATTATTTCATAAAGTTTCGTAACATACATCAACCATCCAAGGAAATAAAGCGCTCCTACGGCTGAAAGAATACCAAAGAAGAAAAGCAATGTATCATTTTCTACTTTTGCCATATTGACGAAAATATTGATATGTTCTTTATGTTTTCTTTTATGATAAAACGTATAAAGCTGTAAAA
This genomic interval from Nautilia profundicola AmH contains the following:
- a CDS encoding uroporphyrinogen-III synthase, with the protein product MKSELPIYLLTDQKIDGVENYPVIKINFLSPSFSFENIDYLIFTSKNGVRAVNNLTDEWKNYPSLAIGKATANEIEKLGGKVEYIAKSAYGDEFAKEINQIYKNKTFLFFRAKKLVSKIQKEFINNTLKEVIIYETVCNTPDEQFKKPSIVIFTSPSTVKCFSKILTFENIVTIAIGNKTKKELSKFTTEIFMPTTPSINECIKLAKSLKIR
- the guaA gene encoding glutamine-hydrolyzing GMP synthase, yielding MQVEILILDFGSQYTQLIARRLREEGIYSEIVPYFDGLKAAKEKKPKGIIFSGGPASVYEKDAYRVDKEIYELGLPILGICYGMQLITVDFGGEVVRADHHEYGKAELFIDEPHKLFDDVSNPTIVWMSHGDRVEKLAPGFKRIAHTSNAPYAAIVNEEKEIYAIQFHPEVTHSVEGQKILRNFARNVCGVTSKWDMAHFAKEQIKKIREQVGDNKVICALSGGVDSSVTAALLHEAIGDKLVPIFVDTGLLRKNEREQVEHAFKNVLHVPLITVDAREKFLSKLKGVVDPEEKRKIIGHTFIEVFDEEAKKHKDAKFLAQGTLYPDVIESVSVKGPSKTIKSHHNVGGLPDWMQFELIEPLRELFKDEVRKLGIELGLPSELVYRHPFPGPGLAIRIMGEVNEEDLNILREADAILIQELKAWGLYNDVWQAFAVLLNVRSVGVMGDNRTYDNTVAIRCVSSTDGMTATFSHLPHEFLERVSTRIINEVDGINRVVYDISSKPPATIEWE